A stretch of the Salminus brasiliensis chromosome 23, fSalBra1.hap2, whole genome shotgun sequence genome encodes the following:
- the xrn1 gene encoding 5'-3' exoribonuclease 1 isoform X1, whose translation MGVPKFYRWISERYPCLSEVVKEQQIPEFDNLYLDMNGIIHQCSHPNDEDVHFRITEEKIFADIFHYLEVLFRIIKPRKVFFMAVDGVAPRAKMNQQRGRRFRSAKEAEDKIKKALEKGEVLPTEARFDSNCITPGTEFMARLQEQLKYFVHNKLSTDRMWQGVRVYLSGHETPGEGEHKIMEFIRSEIVKPGHDPNTRHCLYGLDADLIMLGLTSHEPHFSLLREEVRFGGKKSQKRITAPEETTFHLLHLSLMREYIDYEFSPLREKISFEYDVERIIDDWILMGFLVGNDFIPHLPHLHINHDALPLLYRTYISVLPSLGGYLNENGNLNLARFEKYLEKLSEFDREHFSEVFVDLKWFESKVGNKYLNEAAGLAAEEAMNRNGRKSKSFEDSLCLAALDGGKDSRCASGREGAEEDGEDDDMFETEFRQYKRTYYMTKMGVEVVSDEFLASQARCYVEGIQWILHYYYHGVQSWSWYYPYHYAPFLSDVRNIAGLVLTFDLGKPFMPFEQLLGVLPAASKDLLPKSYQHLMTSEDSPIIEYYPLDFKTDLNGKQQEWEAVVLIPFIDEKRLLAAMELYTDLMTKSEKSRNRHSECALYCHDKQLDYPYTSPLPEIFPNITHCHTRVTPIPVDAWRVSLDYVSRKIDRSTLYFCGFPTLQHIRHKFYKKKSGVMVFQQSSRGENMMLEILPCQQGVPMLEDVAGLVLGKLVFVNWPHLEEARVVAVSDGESRFFLEEPPGTQKLYEAGTPPPARVVYLSDKEQKDWVKEVQGITEHHNKRKGIVINETDILLHAQLLTGRKYVVGQNGSVHLEKQWAKQVLPFSYQTIVKDIKAFDSFLARFKTLDELFPLTTTVFMVGNPYYGAMGEVQDSSDVISEGRIRVVFTMPCEPQLDALIQNQHKYSVKYSPGYVLASRLGITSYLVSRFSGSIFIGRGAKKNPHGEQRANVGLNLKFNKKNEEVPGYTKRTEKEWLYSAAVEELLAEYLERFSEVFDFVSRNSHDDVFYEDDIWPGEDENGAEKVQEIQAWLKTHPVSSSSRASCDLQILDAGIVEKIEEELEKSKAKKSSKKVRVTVKPHLLFRPLEQQHGVVPDPDAEYHLFDRVVNVRESFSVPLGLRGTIIGIKGADRDAEVLYEVLFDEEFAGGLTLRCSPGRGYRLPPCALINLSHGSRQEQSSHKLTAIVKPQPTSTQRTHRNQLEGLNHSPRSPFIPAQQNGRQSFALRSADTQGNRNSPHKALNQKHTHKGSGKEEDFSNVWQSLQSSGPPQKPPAHWQNHAKGSAGQYKEHDNQHQQSQSTDFSSKPGQGGNIRLLKRNEDLNAAFPQKPSSQVSSEFEELIASLKISKDPEPSLMESKDQAAEPLSPQSFAQRGTLMLKEMLKIDSSGTAGTAPESALFNTAQNNSPGVQQQGRRRSAKKLAARINTPQGEAPGPPLAGQPSLLPSMAAELGRVCAGLNMSPPEFTFLRNRQGLTVCQVKLSSGLLVHGPQCQSESEAKEKAALFALQRLTSVGSFPLPPALFSGMQPMRPMAPHPSMFGQPPGGLLMSPQGFGPLPWGMQLPPQVPQPFYGGTFPGARGPPPPSAPIGSHNQFVPLQVTKKRISGRKNQDVKPESANAARSYGHEMPQSASAVPQSAPKTPPPTSAQDPADKHAPTTPNTPRQNPAPHTPGSASKRKQRKLAVNFEAAKVTD comes from the exons AGTGAAGTGGTGAAAGAGCAGCAG ATCCCAGAGTTTGACAATCTCTACCTGGACATGAACGGCATCATCCACCAGTGCTCACACCCCAACGACGAGGACGTCCACTTCCGGATCACAGAGGAGAAGATCTTCGCCGACATTTTTCACTATCTGGAGGTGCTCTTCCGCATCATCAAGCCCAGGAAGGTCTTCTTCATGGCGGTGGATGGAGTCGCTCCCCGGGCCAAGATGAACCAGCAGCGCGGCAGAAGGTTCAG ATCTGCGAAAGAAGCAGAGGACAAGATAAAGAAGGCTTTGGAGAAGGGCGAGGTTTTACCCACAGAGGCCAGATTCGACTCTAACTGCATCACTCCAG GGACGGAGTTCATGGCCAGGCTGCAGGAACAGCTCAAATATTTTGTCCACAATAAGCTCTCCACAGACCGGATGTGGCAGGGAGTCAGAGTGTATTTATCTGGTCACGAG ACCCCTGGAGAAGGAGAGCATAAGATAATGGAGTTTATTCGCTCAGAAATCGTGAAACCAGGCCATGACCCAAATACACGGCACTGCCTCTACGGCCTGGACGCTGAcctg aTTATGCTCGGTCTTACCAGTCATGAACCTCACTTCTCTCTCCTCAGAGAGGAGGTACGGTTCGGGGGGAAGAAGTCTCAGAAgag GATAACGGCTCCAGAGGAGACcacctttcaccttctccacctCTCCCTGATGAGGGAGTACATCGACTATGAGTTCTCCCCTTTAAGA gaGAAGATCTCGTTTGAGTATGACGTGGAGCGGATCATAGATGACTGGATCCTGATGGGTTTCTTGGTGGGGAACGACTTCATCCCCCACCTCCCTCACCTGCACATCAATCACGACGCCCTGCCGCTGCTCTACCGCACCTACATCAGCGTGCTGCCCTCGCTCGGGG GATACCTTAATGAAAATGGGAATCTGAACCTGGCTCGCTTCGAGAAGTACCTGGAGAAGCTGTCCGAG TTCGACCGGGAGCACTTTAGTGAGGTGTTTGTGGatctgaagtggtttgagagtaAAGTGGGGAATAAATATCTGAACGAAGCAGCCGGTCTGGCAGCGGAGGAGGCCATGAACAGAAACGGCAGGAAGAGCAAG TCGTTTGAAGATTCTCTGTGTCTGGCTGCTCTGGATGGAGGCAAAGACTCACGGTGTGCTTCAGGCAGAG AAGGAGCTGAGGAGGACGGTGAGGATGACGACATGTTTGAGACGGAGTTTCGGCAGTATAAGCGCACGTACTACATGACCAAGATGGGCGTGGAGGTCGTCTCAGA TGAGTTTTTGGCCAGCCAGGCTCGCTGCTATGTGGAGGGTATTCAGTGGATTCTTCATTATTACTACCATGGAGTTCAGTCATGGAGCTG gtatTACCCTTATCACTACGCCCCTTTCCTCTCTGACGTGCGGAACATCGCTGGGTTGGTGTTGACGTTTGACCTGGGGAAGCCCTTCATGCCGTTTGAACAACTGCTCGGCGTTCTGCCTGCAGCCAGCAAAGACCTGCTGCCCAAATCTTACCAG cacCTGATGACGTCCGAGGATTCCCCCATCATCGAGTACTATCCGCTGGACTTCAAAACGGACCTGAACGGGAAGCAGCAGGAGTGGGAGGCAGTGGTGCTCATCCCCTTCATCGATGAG aaacGGCTGCTGGCAGCCATGGAGCTGTACACAGATCTTATGACTAAATCAGAGAAGAGCAGGAACAGACACTCGGAGTGTGCTCTCTACTGCCACGATAAACAGCTGGATTACCCCTATACCTCCCCACTGCCTGAGATATTCCCCAACATCACACACTGCCACACCAG GGTGACCCCCATTCCTGTTGACGCCTGGCGGGTTTCTCTGGATTACGTGAGCCGTAAGATCGACCGCAGCACGCTGTACTTCTGCGGTTTCCCTACCCTGCAGCACATCCGCCATAAA tTCTATAAGAAGAAGAGCGGTGTGATGGTGTTCCAGCAGAGCAGCAGAGGGGAGAACATGATGCTGGAGATTTTACCCTGCCAGCAGGGGGTGCCT ATGTTGGAGGATGTAGCAGGGCTGGTTTTGGGGAAATTGGTGTTTGTGAACTGGCCTCATCTGGAGGAAGCGCGAGTGGTGGCAGTTTCTGATGGAGAATCAAG GTTTTTCCTGGAGGAGCCACCAGGCACGCAGAAGCTGTATGAGGCCGGCACTCCTCCGCCTGCGAGAGTGGTGTATCTGAGTGATAAGGAGCAGAAGGACTGGGTGAAGGAGGTGCAGGGCATTACTGAACA CCACAACAAGCGTAAAGGAATCGTGATCAACGAGACGGACATCCTGCTGCACGCTCAGCTGCTGACCGGCAGGAAGTATGTGGTTGGTCAGAATGGCAGCGTCCATCTGGAGAAGCAGTGGGCCAAGCAGGTTCTGCCGTTTTCATACCAAACTATTGTTAAG GACATCAAGGCCTTCGACTCCTTCCTGGCTCGTTTTAAAACCCTAGATGAGCTGTTTCCTTTGACAACCACTGTGTTTATGGTGGGGAACCCATATTACGGAGCTATGGGAGAG GTGCAAGATTCCAGTGATGTCATTAGCGAGGGTCGGATCCGGGTGGTCTTCACCATGCCCTGTGAACCACAACTCGATGCCTTAATTCAGAACCAGCAT AAATACTCTGTGAAGTACAGCCCTGGATACGTCCTCGCCTCACGCCTCGGCATCACCAGCTACCTGGTCTCCAGGTTTTCCGGCAGCATCTTCATCGGGAGAGGAGCTAAGAAAAA tcCTCATGGTGAGCAGAGAGCTAATGTGGGTCTAAACCTGAAATTCAACAAGAAGAACGAGGAGGTTCCCGGCTACACCAAGCGGACGGAGAAGGAGTGGCTGTACTCGGCGGCTGTGGAGGAGCTGCTCGCTGAGTATTTGGAGAGATTTTCGGAAGTGTTTGACTTTGTGTCGAGAAACAGCCACGATGACGTCTTCTACGAGGACGATATCTGGCCTGGAGAAGATGAGAATGG GGCGGAGAAGGTCCAGGAGATCCAGGCCTGGCTGAAAACGCATCCAgttagctcctcctccagagCGTCATGTGACCTGCAGATTCTGGATGCAGGCATTGTGGAGAAGATTGAGGAAGAGTTGGAGAAATCCAAG GCTAAGAAGAGCAGTAAGAAAGTGCGAGTCACTGTGAAACCCCATCTGCTGTTCAGG CCTCTGGAGCAGCAGCATGGTGTTGTTCCTGACCCGGATGCTGAGTATCACCTGTTTGATCGCGTCGTCAACGTCAGGGAGAGTTTCTCTGTTCCTCTCGGCCTCAGAGGGACCATTATCGGCATCAAAGGAG CTGATCGGGATGCGGAGGTGCTGTATGAAGTGCTGTTTGATGAGGAGTTTGCAGGAGGACTCACTCTCAG gtgctcTCCTGGGCGGGGCTACAGGCTGCCCCCGTGTGCCTTAATCAACCTGAGTCACGGAAGCCGTCAGGAGCAGAGCTCCCACAAACTCACTGCCATCGTCAAACCCCAGCCCACCTCGACCCAGCGCACACACAGGAACCAGCTGGAGGGGCTAAACCACTCCCCCCGCTCACCTTTCATACCTGCACAG cagaaCGGCAGGCAAAGTTTCGCTCTCAGGTCTGCCGACACTCAGGGAAACAGAAACTCTCCCCATAAAGCTCTCaaccagaaacacacacacaag GGCTCTGGTAAGGAGGAGGACTTCAGTAATGTTTGGCAGTCTCTGCAGAGTTCAGGACCGCCTCAGAAACCACCAGCTCACTGGCAGAACCAC gCTAAAGGCTCTGCTGGACAATACAAGGAGCATGACAACCAACATCAGCAGAGCCAAAGCACTGACTTCTCCAGCAAACCT GGTCAAGGTGGCAACATCAGACTGCTGAAAAGGAACGAAGATCTCAATGCTGCTTTCCCACAAAAGCCTTCAAGCCAG GTCAGCTCAGAGTTTGAGGAGCTGATTGCAAGTTTGAAGATCAGTAAGGATCCTGAACCTTCCTTAATGGAGTCCAAAGACCAGGCAGCAGAGCCACTGTCCCCACAGTCCTTTGCTCAG AGGGGAACCCTGATGCTGAAGGAGATGCTGAAGATTGACAGTTCAGGAACAGCCGGCACCGCCCCCGAGTCTGCCCTTTTCAACACCGCCCAGAATAACAGCCCTGGCGTCCAGCAGCAGGGCAGGAGACGGTCTGCTAAGAAGCTGG CTGCGAGAATAAACACCCCTCAGGGTGAAGCCCCTGGACCCCCACTCGCTGGCCAGCCATCCCTGCTGCCCAGCATGGCTGCTGAACTGGGACGAGTCTGTGCAGGCCTTAACATGAGCCCTCCTGAGTTTACCTTTCTCCGCAACAGACAG GGTCTGACCGTGTGTCAGGTGAAGCTGTCCAGCGGCCTCCTCGTGCACGGCCCTCAGTGCCAATCCGAGAGTGAAGCCAAAGAGAAAGCAGCGCTCTTCGCCCTTCAGCGCCtg ACGTCTGTGGGCTcatttcctcttcctcctgccctgttctctggaatgcagCCCATGAGGCCGATGGCCCCTCATCCCTCCATGTTCGGGCAGCCTCCAG GTGGTCTTTTGATGTCCCCACAAGGCTTTGGCCCTCTGCCCTGGGGTATGCAGCTCCCGCCTCAGGTGCCACAGCCTTTCTACGGAGGAACGTTCCCAGGAGCTCGGGGCCCACCACCACCCTCCGCCCCCATCGGCTCACACAACCAGTTTGTCCCCCTGCAG
- the xrn1 gene encoding 5'-3' exoribonuclease 1 isoform X2, whose protein sequence is MGVPKFYRWISERYPCLSEVVKEQQIPEFDNLYLDMNGIIHQCSHPNDEDVHFRITEEKIFADIFHYLEVLFRIIKPRKVFFMAVDGVAPRAKMNQQRGRRFRSAKEAEDKIKKALEKGEVLPTEARFDSNCITPGTEFMARLQEQLKYFVHNKLSTDRMWQGVRVYLSGHETPGEGEHKIMEFIRSEIVKPGHDPNTRHCLYGLDADLIMLGLTSHEPHFSLLREEVRFGGKKSQKRITAPEETTFHLLHLSLMREYIDYEFSPLREKISFEYDVERIIDDWILMGFLVGNDFIPHLPHLHINHDALPLLYRTYISVLPSLGGYLNENGNLNLARFEKYLEKLSEFDREHFSEVFVDLKWFESKVGNKYLNEAAGLAAEEAMNRNGRKSKSFEDSLCLAALDGGKDSRCASGREGAEEDGEDDDMFETEFRQYKRTYYMTKMGVEVVSDEFLASQARCYVEGIQWILHYYYHGVQSWSWYYPYHYAPFLSDVRNIAGLVLTFDLGKPFMPFEQLLGVLPAASKDLLPKSYQHLMTSEDSPIIEYYPLDFKTDLNGKQQEWEAVVLIPFIDEKRLLAAMELYTDLMTKSEKSRNRHSECALYCHDKQLDYPYTSPLPEIFPNITHCHTRVTPIPVDAWRVSLDYVSRKIDRSTLYFCGFPTLQHIRHKFYKKKSGVMVFQQSSRGENMMLEILPCQQGVPMLEDVAGLVLGKLVFVNWPHLEEARVVAVSDGESRFFLEEPPGTQKLYEAGTPPPARVVYLSDKEQKDWVKEVQGITEHHNKRKGIVINETDILLHAQLLTGRKYVVGQNGSVHLEKQWAKQVLPFSYQTIVKDIKAFDSFLARFKTLDELFPLTTTVFMVGNPYYGAMGEVQDSSDVISEGRIRVVFTMPCEPQLDALIQNQHKYSVKYSPGYVLASRLGITSYLVSRFSGSIFIGRGAKKNPHGEQRANVGLNLKFNKKNEEVPGYTKRTEKEWLYSAAVEELLAEYLERFSEVFDFVSRNSHDDVFYEDDIWPGEDENGAEKVQEIQAWLKTHPVSSSSRASCDLQILDAGIVEKIEEELEKSKAKKSSKKVRVTVKPHLLFRPLEQQHGVVPDPDAEYHLFDRVVNVRESFSVPLGLRGTIIGIKGADRDAEVLYEVLFDEEFAGGLTLRCSPGRGYRLPPCALINLSHGSRQEQSSHKLTAIVKPQPTSTQRTHRNQLEGLNHSPRSPFIPAQNGRQSFALRSADTQGNRNSPHKALNQKHTHKGSGKEEDFSNVWQSLQSSGPPQKPPAHWQNHAKGSAGQYKEHDNQHQQSQSTDFSSKPGQGGNIRLLKRNEDLNAAFPQKPSSQVSSEFEELIASLKISKDPEPSLMESKDQAAEPLSPQSFAQRGTLMLKEMLKIDSSGTAGTAPESALFNTAQNNSPGVQQQGRRRSAKKLAARINTPQGEAPGPPLAGQPSLLPSMAAELGRVCAGLNMSPPEFTFLRNRQGLTVCQVKLSSGLLVHGPQCQSESEAKEKAALFALQRLTSVGSFPLPPALFSGMQPMRPMAPHPSMFGQPPGGLLMSPQGFGPLPWGMQLPPQVPQPFYGGTFPGARGPPPPSAPIGSHNQFVPLQVTKKRISGRKNQDVKPESANAARSYGHEMPQSASAVPQSAPKTPPPTSAQDPADKHAPTTPNTPRQNPAPHTPGSASKRKQRKLAVNFEAAKVTD, encoded by the exons AGTGAAGTGGTGAAAGAGCAGCAG ATCCCAGAGTTTGACAATCTCTACCTGGACATGAACGGCATCATCCACCAGTGCTCACACCCCAACGACGAGGACGTCCACTTCCGGATCACAGAGGAGAAGATCTTCGCCGACATTTTTCACTATCTGGAGGTGCTCTTCCGCATCATCAAGCCCAGGAAGGTCTTCTTCATGGCGGTGGATGGAGTCGCTCCCCGGGCCAAGATGAACCAGCAGCGCGGCAGAAGGTTCAG ATCTGCGAAAGAAGCAGAGGACAAGATAAAGAAGGCTTTGGAGAAGGGCGAGGTTTTACCCACAGAGGCCAGATTCGACTCTAACTGCATCACTCCAG GGACGGAGTTCATGGCCAGGCTGCAGGAACAGCTCAAATATTTTGTCCACAATAAGCTCTCCACAGACCGGATGTGGCAGGGAGTCAGAGTGTATTTATCTGGTCACGAG ACCCCTGGAGAAGGAGAGCATAAGATAATGGAGTTTATTCGCTCAGAAATCGTGAAACCAGGCCATGACCCAAATACACGGCACTGCCTCTACGGCCTGGACGCTGAcctg aTTATGCTCGGTCTTACCAGTCATGAACCTCACTTCTCTCTCCTCAGAGAGGAGGTACGGTTCGGGGGGAAGAAGTCTCAGAAgag GATAACGGCTCCAGAGGAGACcacctttcaccttctccacctCTCCCTGATGAGGGAGTACATCGACTATGAGTTCTCCCCTTTAAGA gaGAAGATCTCGTTTGAGTATGACGTGGAGCGGATCATAGATGACTGGATCCTGATGGGTTTCTTGGTGGGGAACGACTTCATCCCCCACCTCCCTCACCTGCACATCAATCACGACGCCCTGCCGCTGCTCTACCGCACCTACATCAGCGTGCTGCCCTCGCTCGGGG GATACCTTAATGAAAATGGGAATCTGAACCTGGCTCGCTTCGAGAAGTACCTGGAGAAGCTGTCCGAG TTCGACCGGGAGCACTTTAGTGAGGTGTTTGTGGatctgaagtggtttgagagtaAAGTGGGGAATAAATATCTGAACGAAGCAGCCGGTCTGGCAGCGGAGGAGGCCATGAACAGAAACGGCAGGAAGAGCAAG TCGTTTGAAGATTCTCTGTGTCTGGCTGCTCTGGATGGAGGCAAAGACTCACGGTGTGCTTCAGGCAGAG AAGGAGCTGAGGAGGACGGTGAGGATGACGACATGTTTGAGACGGAGTTTCGGCAGTATAAGCGCACGTACTACATGACCAAGATGGGCGTGGAGGTCGTCTCAGA TGAGTTTTTGGCCAGCCAGGCTCGCTGCTATGTGGAGGGTATTCAGTGGATTCTTCATTATTACTACCATGGAGTTCAGTCATGGAGCTG gtatTACCCTTATCACTACGCCCCTTTCCTCTCTGACGTGCGGAACATCGCTGGGTTGGTGTTGACGTTTGACCTGGGGAAGCCCTTCATGCCGTTTGAACAACTGCTCGGCGTTCTGCCTGCAGCCAGCAAAGACCTGCTGCCCAAATCTTACCAG cacCTGATGACGTCCGAGGATTCCCCCATCATCGAGTACTATCCGCTGGACTTCAAAACGGACCTGAACGGGAAGCAGCAGGAGTGGGAGGCAGTGGTGCTCATCCCCTTCATCGATGAG aaacGGCTGCTGGCAGCCATGGAGCTGTACACAGATCTTATGACTAAATCAGAGAAGAGCAGGAACAGACACTCGGAGTGTGCTCTCTACTGCCACGATAAACAGCTGGATTACCCCTATACCTCCCCACTGCCTGAGATATTCCCCAACATCACACACTGCCACACCAG GGTGACCCCCATTCCTGTTGACGCCTGGCGGGTTTCTCTGGATTACGTGAGCCGTAAGATCGACCGCAGCACGCTGTACTTCTGCGGTTTCCCTACCCTGCAGCACATCCGCCATAAA tTCTATAAGAAGAAGAGCGGTGTGATGGTGTTCCAGCAGAGCAGCAGAGGGGAGAACATGATGCTGGAGATTTTACCCTGCCAGCAGGGGGTGCCT ATGTTGGAGGATGTAGCAGGGCTGGTTTTGGGGAAATTGGTGTTTGTGAACTGGCCTCATCTGGAGGAAGCGCGAGTGGTGGCAGTTTCTGATGGAGAATCAAG GTTTTTCCTGGAGGAGCCACCAGGCACGCAGAAGCTGTATGAGGCCGGCACTCCTCCGCCTGCGAGAGTGGTGTATCTGAGTGATAAGGAGCAGAAGGACTGGGTGAAGGAGGTGCAGGGCATTACTGAACA CCACAACAAGCGTAAAGGAATCGTGATCAACGAGACGGACATCCTGCTGCACGCTCAGCTGCTGACCGGCAGGAAGTATGTGGTTGGTCAGAATGGCAGCGTCCATCTGGAGAAGCAGTGGGCCAAGCAGGTTCTGCCGTTTTCATACCAAACTATTGTTAAG GACATCAAGGCCTTCGACTCCTTCCTGGCTCGTTTTAAAACCCTAGATGAGCTGTTTCCTTTGACAACCACTGTGTTTATGGTGGGGAACCCATATTACGGAGCTATGGGAGAG GTGCAAGATTCCAGTGATGTCATTAGCGAGGGTCGGATCCGGGTGGTCTTCACCATGCCCTGTGAACCACAACTCGATGCCTTAATTCAGAACCAGCAT AAATACTCTGTGAAGTACAGCCCTGGATACGTCCTCGCCTCACGCCTCGGCATCACCAGCTACCTGGTCTCCAGGTTTTCCGGCAGCATCTTCATCGGGAGAGGAGCTAAGAAAAA tcCTCATGGTGAGCAGAGAGCTAATGTGGGTCTAAACCTGAAATTCAACAAGAAGAACGAGGAGGTTCCCGGCTACACCAAGCGGACGGAGAAGGAGTGGCTGTACTCGGCGGCTGTGGAGGAGCTGCTCGCTGAGTATTTGGAGAGATTTTCGGAAGTGTTTGACTTTGTGTCGAGAAACAGCCACGATGACGTCTTCTACGAGGACGATATCTGGCCTGGAGAAGATGAGAATGG GGCGGAGAAGGTCCAGGAGATCCAGGCCTGGCTGAAAACGCATCCAgttagctcctcctccagagCGTCATGTGACCTGCAGATTCTGGATGCAGGCATTGTGGAGAAGATTGAGGAAGAGTTGGAGAAATCCAAG GCTAAGAAGAGCAGTAAGAAAGTGCGAGTCACTGTGAAACCCCATCTGCTGTTCAGG CCTCTGGAGCAGCAGCATGGTGTTGTTCCTGACCCGGATGCTGAGTATCACCTGTTTGATCGCGTCGTCAACGTCAGGGAGAGTTTCTCTGTTCCTCTCGGCCTCAGAGGGACCATTATCGGCATCAAAGGAG CTGATCGGGATGCGGAGGTGCTGTATGAAGTGCTGTTTGATGAGGAGTTTGCAGGAGGACTCACTCTCAG gtgctcTCCTGGGCGGGGCTACAGGCTGCCCCCGTGTGCCTTAATCAACCTGAGTCACGGAAGCCGTCAGGAGCAGAGCTCCCACAAACTCACTGCCATCGTCAAACCCCAGCCCACCTCGACCCAGCGCACACACAGGAACCAGCTGGAGGGGCTAAACCACTCCCCCCGCTCACCTTTCATACCTGCACAG aaCGGCAGGCAAAGTTTCGCTCTCAGGTCTGCCGACACTCAGGGAAACAGAAACTCTCCCCATAAAGCTCTCaaccagaaacacacacacaag GGCTCTGGTAAGGAGGAGGACTTCAGTAATGTTTGGCAGTCTCTGCAGAGTTCAGGACCGCCTCAGAAACCACCAGCTCACTGGCAGAACCAC gCTAAAGGCTCTGCTGGACAATACAAGGAGCATGACAACCAACATCAGCAGAGCCAAAGCACTGACTTCTCCAGCAAACCT GGTCAAGGTGGCAACATCAGACTGCTGAAAAGGAACGAAGATCTCAATGCTGCTTTCCCACAAAAGCCTTCAAGCCAG GTCAGCTCAGAGTTTGAGGAGCTGATTGCAAGTTTGAAGATCAGTAAGGATCCTGAACCTTCCTTAATGGAGTCCAAAGACCAGGCAGCAGAGCCACTGTCCCCACAGTCCTTTGCTCAG AGGGGAACCCTGATGCTGAAGGAGATGCTGAAGATTGACAGTTCAGGAACAGCCGGCACCGCCCCCGAGTCTGCCCTTTTCAACACCGCCCAGAATAACAGCCCTGGCGTCCAGCAGCAGGGCAGGAGACGGTCTGCTAAGAAGCTGG CTGCGAGAATAAACACCCCTCAGGGTGAAGCCCCTGGACCCCCACTCGCTGGCCAGCCATCCCTGCTGCCCAGCATGGCTGCTGAACTGGGACGAGTCTGTGCAGGCCTTAACATGAGCCCTCCTGAGTTTACCTTTCTCCGCAACAGACAG GGTCTGACCGTGTGTCAGGTGAAGCTGTCCAGCGGCCTCCTCGTGCACGGCCCTCAGTGCCAATCCGAGAGTGAAGCCAAAGAGAAAGCAGCGCTCTTCGCCCTTCAGCGCCtg ACGTCTGTGGGCTcatttcctcttcctcctgccctgttctctggaatgcagCCCATGAGGCCGATGGCCCCTCATCCCTCCATGTTCGGGCAGCCTCCAG GTGGTCTTTTGATGTCCCCACAAGGCTTTGGCCCTCTGCCCTGGGGTATGCAGCTCCCGCCTCAGGTGCCACAGCCTTTCTACGGAGGAACGTTCCCAGGAGCTCGGGGCCCACCACCACCCTCCGCCCCCATCGGCTCACACAACCAGTTTGTCCCCCTGCAG